In Sphaeramia orbicularis chromosome 14, fSphaOr1.1, whole genome shotgun sequence, the following are encoded in one genomic region:
- the LOC115432456 gene encoding calpain-2 catalytic subunit-like has protein sequence MASSGVKMIHSLYEKGGEGSLSNPVKFKDQDYQQLKESLVNEGKLFEDETFPANLKSLGKLEDFPAEQLKEVKWLRPKDLSSNPSFVVDGKSRFDFKQGDVGNCWFLSSIGGLTFRKSLLAQVVPLDQRFKENYAGIFHFRFWRFGKWVDVVVDDLLPTRNKEPVSVSSRSGDEFWAPLLEKAYAKICGSYGDMIAGNPSEAFKDFSGGVHMTYTLSKAPSDLWDIMNRAVECKTMMGCGTHSGEKGKKYEELGLVRGHAYSVTGVEQVESKGDEVNLVRIWNPWGEKEWKGDWSDKSELWNSVSEETRNNCLKVRNDGEFWMKLADFVTYFEDMDICCDSPNFVDGDSCQWNCSLKEGRWEAGKSAGGCYPDTELFWTNPQYRIKVAVEGDRKDKNVLLSLLQKPDEEYRSKMKYHIMAFTIYKVPSEAPKGRLPSSLFQDVEPLITSDSTTMRELIVFYRLEPDEYLVIPHTNNPNEAASFIFTVYSKTETELD, from the exons ATGGCATCCAGTGGTGTGAAAATGATTCATTCCCTCTATGAGAAAGGAGGCGAGGGAAGCCTTTCTAACCCAGTGAAATTTAAAGACCAGGATTACCAGCAGCTCAAAGAGTCTCTTGTTAATGAAGGGAAATTGTTTGAAGATGAAACTTTCCCAGCAAACCTAAAGTCATTAGGAAAACTTGAGGATTTTCCAGCAGAGCAGCTCAAAGAAGTGAAGTGGCTTCGGCCCAAA GACTTGTCCTCCAATCCCTCATTTGTTGTGGACGGGAAATCAAGATTTGACTTCAAACAAGGAGATGTGG GCAATTGCTGGTTTCTGTCATCCATTGGAGGGCTGACTTTTCGCAAATCACTGCTGGCCCAAGTAGTGCCTCTGGATCAACGCTTCAAGGAGAACTACGCTGGAATATTCCACTTCAGG TTTTGGAGATTTGGAAAATGGGTGGATGTTGTTGTCGACGACTTGTTGCCGACACGCAACAAAGAACCTGTGTCAGTTTCCTCCCGGTCTGGGGACGAgttctgggctcctctgctggaGAAAGCTTATGCCAA AATTTGTGGATCGTATGGCGACATGATTGCTGGCAATCCTTCTGAAGCATTCAAGGACTTCAGTGGGGGTGTTCACATGACCTACACACTGTCCAAAGCCCCATCGGATCTCTGGGACATCATGAACAGAGCAGTGGAGTGCAAAACTATGATGGGATGTGGGACTCACTCAGGG GAAAAAGGGAAAAAGTATGAAGAGCTGGGTCTGGTTCGTGGTCACGCTTATTCTGTTACAGGAGTGGAACAG GTTGAGAGTAAGGGGGACGAGGTGAATCTGGTGAGAATCTGGAACCCGTGGGGTGAGAAGGAGTGGAAAGGAGACTGGAGTGACAA GTCAGAATTGTGGAATAGTGTGAGTGAGGAGACCCGCAACAACTGTCTGAAAGTGCGCAATGATGGAGAATTCTG GATGAAGTTGgcagattttgtcacatattTCGAGGACATGGACATCTGCTGTGACAGCCCCAACTTTGTGGACGGAGATTCCTGTCAGTGGAATTGTTCACTGAAAGAAGGACGATGGGAGGCTGGAAAATCTGCAGGAGGTTGTTATCCTGACACAG AGCTGTTCTGGACAAACCCTCAGTACCGCATCAAAGTAGCAGTGGAGGGAGACAGGAAGGACAAGAACGTCTTATTGTCTCTGCTGCAGAAACCTGACGAAGAATACCGCAGCAAAATGAAATACCACATAATGGCTTTTACCATTTACAAG GTGCCATCGGAG GCACCAAAAGGCCGACTACCATCATCACTTTTCCAGGACGTAGAGCCTCTGATAACAAGTGATTCCACAACCATGAGGGAACTGATCGTGTTTTACCGTTTAGAACCAGACGAGTACCTGGTCATTCCGCATACAAATAACCCCAATGAAGCCGCGAGTTTCATCTTTACAGTCTACTCCAAGACGGAGACCGAGCTAGACTGA
- the LOC115432742 gene encoding ras-related protein Rab-34-like, with protein sequence MLPPVKKDRIITQLPKCFSPNAALHTKDGFHPQVKAVCRVPKGGTVSFNIAKVIVVGDVAVGKTCLISRFCKGEFDKNYKATIGVDFEMERFEVLGVPFSLQLWDTAGQERFKCIASTYYRGAQAIIVVFDLSSVGSLAHARQWLEDAMKENDPSSVLLFLVGTKKDLSSPEQLAQIEREAIRLSEEIKAEYWAVSAKSGDGIRDFFFRVASLTFEANVLSELEKSGSRNVGDIIRITDSTETDHKPTKRKSTCC encoded by the exons ATGTTACCACCTGTGAAGAAGGACCGGATCATTACCCAGCTCCCAAAG TGTTTTAGTCCAAATGCTGCGCTTCACACCAAAGATGGCTTTCATCCTCAGGTGAAGGCGGTCTGTCGGGTACCGAAGGGAGGCACAGTGAG CTTTAACATCGCCAAGGTCATTGTGGTGGGAGATGTAGCGGTGGGAAAAACATGTCTGATCAGCAG GTTCTGCAAGGGTGAGTTTGATAAGAATTACAAGGCGACCATAGGGGTGGATTTTGAGATGGAGCGATTTGAGGTGCTCGGTGTTCCTTTCAGTTTACAGCT TTGGGATACAGCAGGTCAGGAGCGGTTCAAGTGCATTGCTTCAACTTACTACAGAGGAGCACAAG CCATCATAGTAGTGTTTGATTTAAGCAGTGTTGGCTCTTTAGCACATGCCAG gcagtGGCTGGAGGACGCTATGAAGGAAAACGATCCATccagtgttttactgtttcttgtcGGTACCAAGAAGGACCTCAGT TCTCCGGAACAGTTGGCTCAGATCGAAAGAGAGGCCATCAGACTCTCTGAGGAAATCAAAGCGGAGTACTGGGCCGTGTCAGCAAAGTCAG GAGACGGCATCAGGGATTTCTTCTTCCGTGTGGCCTCTTTGACTTTTGAGGCCAATGTTCTGTCTGAACTCGAGAAAAGTGGGTCAAGGAACGTTGGCGACATTATCA